The following are from one region of the Apostichopus japonicus isolate 1M-3 chromosome 17, ASM3797524v1, whole genome shotgun sequence genome:
- the LOC139985226 gene encoding hairy/enhancer-of-split related with YRPW motif protein 1-like, with product MKRSLSDSDGEDLFDESMKGSPSQSCPVAARKKRRGIIEKRRRDRINNSLTELRRLVPAAFEKQGSAKLEKAEILQMTVDHLKYLHAKGIDGSFHPYGEAHAYAMDYRVLGLRECASEVARYLVTVEGMDLQDPLRLRLLSHLQCYMAQREIQSRQHWNSVSSGHPGQFPSHTHGQTPGLPHNSVTSSDPHAAVLPPPPTGPGPESVGTRQMLPIMPTTSNHENQHQGSCHSRIPAPQPGSITTTAAGSCNTSTNLSTPVAPSIPAIHPQYPVTYNSLQVLSPNGYSATSGAHNAHTTIVSKPYRPWGAEMAY from the exons TTCTCCCAGCCAATCATGCCCGGTTGCGGCCAGGAAAAAAAGACGAGGG ATTATCGAGAAACGACGAAGAGACAGAATTAATAACAGTCTGACAGAGCTGAGAAGATTGGTGCCAGCAGCCTTTGAAAAACAG gGTTCAGCAAAACTCGAGAAAGCTGAAATTTTACAAATGACTGTCGACCATTTGAAGTATCTTCACGCCAAAG GTATCGACGGCTCCTTTCATCCGTATGGCGAAGCCCACGCCTATGCAATGGACTATAGAGTCCTCGGATTACGAGAATGTGCTTCTGAAGTTGCGAGATATTTAGTCACCGTAGAAGGTATGGACTTACAAGACCCACTGAGGCTTCGGTTACTAAGCCATTTACAATGTTACATGGCGCAGAGAGAGATCCAGTCCAGACAACACTGGAATTCTGTGTCATCCGGTCACCCTGGTCAATTTCCATCACACACTCATGGACAAACCCCTGGTCTTCCCCACAACTCGGTAACGTCGTCCGACCCACATGCGGCCGTCCTCCCTCCGCCCCCTACTGGACCCGGTCCAGAGAGTGTTGGAACGAGACAAATGCTTCCTATAATGCCCACCACGAGTAACCATGAAAACCAACATCAAGGGTCTTGTCACTCGAGAATTCCGGCTCCACAACCCGGAAGTATAACAACCACGGCCGCGGGGAGTTGCAACACATCGACTAACCTTTCAACGCCAGTCGCTCCGTCCATCCCTGCCATACACCCCCAGTATCCAGTCACGTACAATAGCTTGCAAGTGCTTTCTCCTAATGGGTACAGTGCAACCAGTGGCGCCCATAATGCGCACACAACTATCGTTTCTAAACCATATCGTCCATGGGGCGCCGAAATGGCATATTAG